The following are encoded in a window of Kitasatospora sp. NBC_01250 genomic DNA:
- a CDS encoding MMPL family transporter, with product MATPDENRSSARTTTAGAGGLHGLGRWCARHWVLVLIGWLVLLGALHGLQNSVGGTYSDDFSLPGVQSHTGQQVLAAHAPSAGGTNAQIVLHDATGPLTGVSGQIGQSVTSLQHLPHVLAVQNPLPAPGAPPTGALSSNGTIGYLTVRFDSNPTTFGTDYLHGVDDAVAPLRAAGVQVEYGGPLGELARPHTKDLTSEAIGFAVAVVVLLIGFGSVVAAGLPLVTALIAVIVGLSCLSLLAIAFTFATVSPTLATMIGLGVGIDYALFLITRHRQLLMDGVDPVEAAGKSVSTSGRAVIVSGCTVAIALAGLSVSRVSFIGKLGVAAMVTVATAVLGAITLVPALLGLLGRRIDRWRVRTPVAEGSSAGDGTGEQAHGAWHNYARRVERRPWWFLAGGVVVIAVLAIPLFSIRLGHIDDGADPTSFTDRRAFDLITQGFGPGANGPLTIVVDQSAVPAGDRATLAGDLQHALTGVPGAASISPLQPTPDGDVLIATAISTGAPQDAVTTHLFNHLLHDALPQGTAGTTAKSYLTGTTAAQLDFLELVSARLPLIIAVVVGLAFLIILAVFRGLLVAVKAAVLNLLSIAASYGVVVAVFQWGWGGPALGVAGKVPIESYVPMMMFAIVFGLSMDYEVFLLSRVHESWIHTGDSRGSVAHGLEITARVISCAALIMVSVFAAFILSDNIVVKMLGLGLAVSVLVDATVVRLLLVPAVLTLLGRHAWWLPHWLDRLLPHLNVEGE from the coding sequence ATGGCCACGCCGGACGAGAACCGCAGCAGTGCGCGGACCACGACGGCCGGGGCCGGCGGCCTGCACGGCCTCGGCCGCTGGTGCGCCCGGCACTGGGTGCTGGTGCTGATCGGCTGGCTCGTCCTGCTCGGCGCCCTGCACGGACTGCAGAACTCCGTCGGCGGCACCTACTCCGACGACTTCTCACTGCCCGGCGTCCAGTCGCACACCGGCCAGCAGGTGCTCGCCGCACACGCCCCGAGCGCCGGCGGGACCAACGCGCAGATCGTGCTGCACGACGCCACCGGCCCGCTGACCGGCGTCTCGGGCCAGATCGGCCAGAGCGTCACCTCGCTGCAGCACCTGCCGCACGTGCTCGCGGTGCAGAACCCGCTGCCCGCCCCCGGCGCCCCGCCCACCGGCGCGCTCTCCTCCAACGGCACCATCGGCTACCTGACCGTCCGCTTCGACAGCAACCCCACCACCTTCGGCACCGACTACCTGCACGGCGTGGACGACGCGGTCGCGCCGCTGCGGGCGGCCGGCGTGCAGGTCGAGTACGGCGGCCCGCTCGGCGAGCTGGCCCGCCCGCACACCAAGGACCTGACCAGCGAGGCGATCGGCTTCGCGGTGGCCGTGGTGGTGCTGCTGATCGGCTTCGGCAGCGTGGTCGCCGCCGGGCTGCCGCTGGTCACCGCGCTGATCGCGGTGATCGTCGGCCTGAGCTGTCTGAGCCTGCTCGCGATCGCCTTCACCTTCGCCACCGTCTCGCCCACCCTGGCGACCATGATCGGGCTCGGCGTCGGCATCGACTACGCACTCTTCCTGATCACCCGTCACCGCCAGCTGCTGATGGACGGCGTGGACCCGGTGGAGGCCGCCGGCAAGTCGGTGTCCACCAGCGGACGCGCGGTGATCGTCTCGGGCTGCACCGTGGCGATCGCGCTGGCCGGACTCTCCGTCTCCCGGGTCAGCTTCATCGGCAAGCTCGGCGTCGCCGCGATGGTCACCGTGGCCACCGCCGTGCTCGGCGCGATCACCCTCGTCCCCGCCCTGCTCGGCCTGCTCGGCCGCCGGATCGACCGCTGGCGGGTGCGCACCCCCGTCGCCGAGGGCAGCAGCGCCGGCGACGGGACCGGCGAGCAGGCGCACGGCGCCTGGCACAACTACGCCCGGCGCGTCGAGCGGCGCCCCTGGTGGTTCCTGGCCGGCGGGGTGGTGGTGATCGCCGTGCTGGCCATCCCGCTCTTCTCCATCCGGCTCGGCCACATCGACGACGGCGCCGACCCGACCAGCTTCACCGACCGGCGCGCCTTCGACCTGATCACCCAGGGCTTCGGCCCCGGCGCCAACGGCCCGCTGACCATCGTGGTCGACCAGAGCGCCGTCCCCGCCGGCGACCGCGCCACCCTGGCCGGCGACCTCCAGCACGCCCTCACCGGCGTCCCCGGCGCGGCGAGCATCTCCCCCCTGCAGCCCACCCCCGACGGCGACGTGCTGATCGCCACCGCCATCTCCACCGGCGCCCCCCAGGACGCCGTCACCACCCACCTCTTCAACCACCTGCTCCACGACGCCCTCCCCCAGGGCACCGCCGGCACCACCGCGAAGAGCTACCTGACCGGCACCACCGCCGCCCAGCTCGACTTCCTCGAACTCGTCTCCGCCCGCCTCCCGTTGATCATCGCGGTGGTGGTCGGCCTGGCCTTCCTGATCATCCTCGCGGTCTTCCGCGGCCTCCTGGTCGCCGTCAAGGCCGCCGTCCTCAACCTGCTCTCGATCGCGGCCTCCTACGGCGTGGTGGTCGCCGTCTTCCAGTGGGGCTGGGGCGGCCCCGCCCTCGGCGTGGCCGGCAAGGTCCCGATCGAGAGCTACGTCCCGATGATGATGTTCGCCATCGTCTTCGGCCTGAGCATGGACTACGAGGTCTTCCTGCTCTCCCGCGTCCACGAGTCCTGGATCCACACCGGCGACAGCCGCGGCAGCGTCGCCCACGGCCTGGAGATCACCGCCCGCGTCATCAGCTGCGCCGCCCTGATCATGGTCAGCGTCTTCGCCGCCTTCATCCTCAGCGACAACATCGTCGTCAAGATGCTCGGCCTGGGCCTGGCCGTCAGCGTCCTGGTCGACGCCACCGTCGTCCGCCTCCTCCTCGTCCCCGCCGTCCTCACCCTCCTCGGCCGCCACGCCTGGTGGCTCCCCCACTGGCTCGACCGCCTCCTCCCCCACCTCAACGTCGAGGGCGAGTAG